From Erigeron canadensis isolate Cc75 chromosome 8, C_canadensis_v1, whole genome shotgun sequence, one genomic window encodes:
- the LOC122611293 gene encoding rac-like GTP-binding protein ARAC1, which produces MSASRFIKCVTVGDGAVGKTCLLISYTSNSFPTDYVPTVFDNFSANVVVNGSTVNLGLWDTAGQEDYNRLRPLSYRGADVFILAFSLISKASYENVSKKWIPELKHYAPGVPIVLVGTKIDLRDDKQFFADHPSAVPITTAQGEELKKTIGAPTYIECSAKTQENVKGVFDAAIKVVLAPPSSKKKKGKGQKGCSIL; this is translated from the exons atgaGCGCGTCGAGGTTTATTAAATGTGTCACGGTTGGTGATGGGGCTGTTGGAAAAACATGTCTCTTGATCTCTTATACCAGCAATTCTTTCCCTACG gattatgtgccAACTGTATTTGATAATTTCAGTGCAAATGTTGTTGTAAACGGCAGCACTGTTAATCTAGGATTATGGGACACTGCTg GACAGGAGGATTATAACAGATTAAGACCATTGAGTTATCGTGGGGCTGATGTTTTTATTCTTGCGTTTTCTCTCATTAGCAAGGCCAGCTATGAAAACGTCTCCAAAAAG TGGATTCCAGAATTGAAGCATTATGCCCCAGGAGTCCCAATTGTTCTTGTTGGGACAAAAATCG ATCTTCGGGATGATAAGCAGTTCTTCGCTGACCATCCTAGTGCAGTTCCCATTACAACTGCCCAG GGAGAAGAGCTAAAGAAGACGATTGGAGCTCCCACATACATTGAGTGCAGTGCAAAAACACAAGAG AATGTCAAGGGAGTTTTCGATGCTGCCATTAAAGTTGTCTTGGCACCCccaagttcaaagaaaaagaagggaAAGGGTCAAAAGGGATGCTCTATATTGTAA